Proteins encoded within one genomic window of Halocatena marina:
- a CDS encoding helix-turn-helix domain-containing protein: MAVITDISIPADQFALGRLLDEYPDIAVELERLVPLREDIISLFWVTGAPPEEIEVTVRENQLSEKIHHLTEVDGRSLFEIRWSSDSDALVQPLIDSGADVLRAEGTAGVWEFRLQFRDRVRVATFRESCLDSNIQMQLNALYNPVVPVNHTDSDLTDEQYDIIETAYRQGYWEIPQQITLDELAESIGISTDTASKRLRHGLTSLMDASFQPE; the protein is encoded by the coding sequence ATGGCCGTGATAACTGACATTTCGATACCAGCAGATCAGTTTGCCCTCGGTCGTCTCCTCGATGAGTATCCAGATATCGCCGTTGAGCTCGAACGACTCGTTCCGCTCCGAGAGGACATCATTTCCCTCTTCTGGGTGACTGGAGCGCCCCCCGAAGAGATCGAAGTGACAGTGCGAGAGAACCAACTCTCTGAGAAAATACACCATCTGACGGAGGTAGATGGTCGGTCACTCTTTGAAATCCGGTGGAGTTCTGATAGTGACGCGCTCGTCCAACCACTAATCGATAGTGGCGCTGACGTCCTGCGCGCCGAGGGAACAGCCGGTGTTTGGGAATTCAGACTGCAGTTCAGAGATCGAGTACGAGTAGCCACGTTCAGAGAGAGCTGTCTGGATAGCAATATCCAGATGCAACTGAACGCTCTCTATAACCCTGTTGTCCCAGTCAACCACACAGATAGCGACCTCACCGACGAACAGTACGATATTATCGAGACCGCCTACCGACAGGGATATTGGGAAATTCCACAACAGATCACGCTGGATGAGTTGGCTGAATCGATCGGGATCAGTACAGATACCGCTTCAAAGCGGCTTCGCCACGGTCTCACATCGCTGATGGATGCGTCGTTTCAGCCCGAATAG
- a CDS encoding TrmB family transcriptional regulator, protein MTDPPVAQSAAIELLQQLGLSQYEAASYVALLRLGEGTAREMSETTDVPRTRIYDAVEGLQERGLVDIKHASPKLFRPVARETTLRHFHHEYEDTLTKLANRLAALEPTDHQHEQRGVWTTSGRPAVDDRVEECITSATDEVVYLTVDSLLTDDILAHLRAASERGVTVLVANSTAATYERMQAAVPAAELVEAPWEWDEPMTGRLLFVDREAVLMSTLPAGDGPTETAIWGTGAENSLVVVLETIVDWWLSSPESELETVLEE, encoded by the coding sequence ATGACTGATCCACCAGTGGCACAATCCGCTGCTATTGAACTACTGCAGCAGCTTGGACTGAGTCAGTACGAAGCCGCCAGTTACGTTGCACTCTTGCGGCTTGGAGAGGGAACCGCCCGAGAGATGAGTGAGACAACGGACGTTCCCCGGACACGGATATACGATGCAGTCGAAGGCCTGCAAGAGCGTGGGTTGGTCGATATCAAGCACGCCTCGCCCAAGCTCTTCCGACCGGTCGCACGCGAGACCACACTGCGCCACTTCCATCACGAGTACGAGGATACCCTGACGAAGCTCGCCAATCGCCTCGCTGCTCTCGAACCCACTGATCATCAGCACGAACAGCGGGGTGTCTGGACAACCAGCGGACGCCCCGCAGTTGACGATCGGGTCGAAGAGTGCATTACGAGCGCCACTGACGAAGTCGTCTATCTGACTGTTGATAGTCTGCTGACCGACGATATCCTTGCACACTTACGCGCTGCCAGCGAACGTGGGGTCACGGTATTAGTTGCCAACAGTACAGCGGCGACTTACGAGCGAATGCAAGCCGCGGTGCCGGCCGCTGAACTGGTTGAAGCACCCTGGGAGTGGGACGAACCGATGACCGGACGGCTGCTCTTCGTAGATCGGGAGGCGGTGCTCATGAGTACGCTGCCGGCAGGCGATGGTCCAACGGAAACGGCAATCTGGGGAACTGGTGCAGAGAACAGTTTGGTGGTGGTTCTGGAAACGATCGTCGATTGGTGGCTCAGTTCGCCCGAGTCAGAATTGGAAACTGTTCTTGAGGAGTAA
- a CDS encoding TrmB family transcriptional regulator, whose protein sequence is MSMEHNTPRTTAIETLESLGLKQYEAECFTALTRLSYGTAKEISDATDVPRTRVYDAVEQLQREGLVDIQHSSPQQFRAISVTEATALLRQRFNARLTRLQTSLDALEPIEPQTNDTHASVWTTTGSETITRRMVDFLDRANEEAILFMSGNTAITDQLLERVQAAADRGVAIYVGTLSEAVHERLATALPDVTLFASELEWLQPRSTEDETIGRLLLVDRETLLVSSIGRHTPTEEAALWSDGVGNGLLVILRRLLTTGLDSDIGPQEEEVK, encoded by the coding sequence ATGAGTATGGAACACAACACTCCCCGCACGACCGCGATTGAGACACTGGAGTCGCTCGGACTCAAACAGTACGAGGCCGAATGTTTCACCGCATTGACTCGCCTTTCCTACGGAACTGCCAAAGAGATTAGTGATGCTACCGATGTTCCCCGGACGCGGGTATATGATGCGGTTGAGCAACTTCAACGCGAGGGATTGGTTGATATACAACACTCTTCGCCCCAACAGTTTCGCGCGATCTCGGTCACGGAAGCGACCGCCCTGTTGCGCCAGCGCTTCAATGCGCGCTTGACGCGTCTACAGACCAGTCTCGACGCTCTTGAGCCGATCGAACCTCAGACGAACGACACGCACGCGAGCGTCTGGACAACGACCGGGAGCGAGACAATCACGCGACGAATGGTTGACTTTCTCGACCGGGCGAATGAAGAGGCCATTCTGTTTATGAGTGGGAATACGGCCATCACCGATCAGTTGCTCGAACGAGTGCAAGCTGCCGCCGATCGTGGCGTAGCGATCTACGTCGGAACGCTCTCTGAGGCGGTCCACGAACGTCTTGCAACGGCGTTGCCCGACGTCACCCTATTTGCATCGGAGCTCGAATGGCTCCAACCTCGTTCCACCGAAGACGAAACGATCGGGCGGCTGCTGTTGGTCGACCGTGAGACGCTGTTGGTGAGTTCGATTGGCCGACACACCCCAACAGAAGAGGCAGCCCTCTGGAGCGACGGAGTCGGTAACGGACTGTTAGTGATCCTCCGGCGGTTGCTCACAACTGGACTGGATTCGGATATCGGCCCCCAAGAAGAAGAAGTCAAGTAA
- a CDS encoding DEAD/DEAH box helicase translates to MVNTKTDREAAIDTEARGAEITPETEAQTTLATDGGKDLKESSLALTAEELETTYPTSRYYEQVHEQFTIPARDQQCVPATEALPSKLASALDFDPWIHQAAALDALSNGDNVSVTTSTSSGKTYVYALHIARQYLEDPETRALIIYPTKALSRDQERELNELFRGTFGVDITVGVYDGDTKSKAKARIRENANVVITNFVGLNQYLEGHHLWSTFHANCSLVVIDEAHMWTGLSGMHVAWILRRAQRIIEWYGGDPQYVLTSATIGNPADHALALTGHSATVIDNDGSPSGLRHLVFWDPPMSGEVADGADGSDGSDSGWDSRSQRPATVEAPEVWAHLCYNDVPSLLFCGTRKLTELAVNRATAFVQSSDLFYRGIPNVEAYNAGYGKRSRRATENQLKEGLLDGVATTSALEVGINVGGVDGTVLMGYPGSRQSFWQQLGRSGRGTRDTLSVFVPRYSTLDRYILHHPEYVLEEDPESAVVDLTNNPVYLQHINCAAQELPLTYADTERFGGTERLEQAVEYGCQMGNLEGSLDGGVTYTHHDRPQNAVSLYASGGNAFDVRLAGDASFDHQPIGRDRAYRDYHEGATVLYQGEQYQVRTLREDRPQPYVELERVTVDYFTQSQGQVQICDTEIHETRDVGPFRLNWGYGTVSIHYGTYLKREIGSGDIRETGLTTGVPPLEMQTQLCWTEVPSELERAIHNKHSGYHNDACIDLPPGLHGYLGGIHAVEHAMIAVSPLELKVDASDIGGLATNQLPNDPETSGWFIYDGIKGGLGFSRSIYDEYEAIAQRAHDLIADCSCGRDEGCPACTMDDRCGNDNKPLYSPAATDLLAALLGNIDQDELVEHSCETETDADLIDGRPAASIS, encoded by the coding sequence ATGGTGAACACGAAAACAGATCGAGAGGCAGCGATCGACACGGAGGCACGTGGAGCAGAGATTACTCCGGAGACGGAAGCACAGACGACGCTAGCAACGGACGGCGGAAAGGATCTCAAAGAGAGTTCTCTCGCGCTGACAGCCGAGGAGTTAGAAACGACGTATCCGACCAGTCGCTACTACGAGCAGGTGCACGAGCAGTTCACGATCCCCGCACGAGACCAACAGTGTGTCCCTGCCACCGAGGCGCTCCCGTCCAAACTCGCATCAGCGCTGGACTTCGATCCATGGATCCATCAGGCAGCCGCTCTGGACGCACTCTCGAACGGTGATAACGTCTCTGTCACAACGAGTACATCCTCGGGGAAGACATATGTGTATGCACTACACATTGCCCGACAGTATCTCGAAGATCCGGAAACGCGGGCGCTTATTATTTATCCGACAAAAGCACTCAGTCGGGATCAAGAGCGGGAACTCAACGAACTGTTTCGTGGGACGTTCGGAGTAGACATCACGGTTGGAGTCTACGACGGTGATACGAAATCCAAAGCAAAAGCCCGGATCCGGGAGAATGCGAACGTCGTCATCACTAACTTCGTCGGATTGAATCAGTATCTCGAAGGACATCACTTGTGGTCGACGTTTCACGCCAACTGTTCGCTGGTCGTCATCGACGAAGCGCATATGTGGACGGGACTGAGTGGGATGCACGTCGCGTGGATTCTTCGACGCGCACAACGCATCATCGAATGGTACGGTGGCGATCCACAGTACGTTCTGACGTCTGCAACCATCGGGAATCCTGCGGATCACGCGCTCGCGCTGACAGGCCACTCCGCGACGGTTATCGACAACGACGGCTCGCCGAGTGGACTTCGACACCTCGTCTTCTGGGATCCGCCGATGAGCGGAGAAGTGGCTGATGGAGCGGACGGTAGCGACGGAAGTGACAGTGGCTGGGACTCGCGATCACAGCGTCCTGCGACTGTGGAAGCGCCGGAAGTGTGGGCGCACCTCTGTTATAACGATGTGCCATCTTTGCTCTTCTGTGGCACGCGAAAGCTCACCGAACTGGCTGTCAATCGAGCAACAGCGTTTGTCCAATCATCAGATCTTTTCTATCGGGGCATTCCCAATGTCGAGGCATACAATGCGGGCTACGGAAAGCGCTCTCGTCGGGCGACTGAAAATCAGCTCAAAGAGGGGTTGCTCGACGGTGTTGCCACGACGAGCGCGCTGGAGGTTGGGATCAACGTTGGTGGCGTCGACGGAACTGTTCTGATGGGATATCCCGGTTCGCGTCAGTCGTTCTGGCAGCAACTCGGGCGTTCTGGCCGGGGAACGAGAGATACACTCTCAGTCTTCGTTCCACGATACTCAACGCTCGATCGATACATTCTCCATCACCCAGAATACGTTCTTGAGGAAGATCCCGAGAGCGCTGTTGTCGATCTAACGAACAATCCAGTCTATCTCCAACACATCAACTGTGCTGCTCAGGAACTACCGCTAACGTATGCAGACACAGAGCGGTTCGGTGGTACAGAGCGTCTCGAACAAGCGGTCGAATACGGCTGTCAGATGGGGAATCTCGAAGGATCGCTCGACGGAGGTGTCACGTATACACACCACGATCGACCACAGAACGCTGTGAGTCTGTACGCCTCTGGTGGGAACGCCTTCGATGTCAGACTTGCGGGCGATGCGTCGTTCGATCATCAGCCGATCGGCCGTGACCGGGCTTATCGTGACTATCACGAAGGTGCAACCGTCTTGTATCAAGGTGAGCAGTATCAAGTGCGTACTCTGCGAGAGGACCGTCCGCAACCGTACGTTGAACTCGAACGGGTAACCGTTGATTATTTCACTCAGTCACAGGGTCAGGTGCAGATCTGTGACACTGAAATTCACGAAACCCGCGATGTCGGGCCGTTTCGGCTGAACTGGGGATATGGGACGGTTTCGATTCACTACGGGACATACCTAAAACGCGAAATAGGATCCGGTGATATCCGTGAAACAGGACTCACAACCGGCGTTCCACCACTCGAGATGCAGACGCAACTGTGTTGGACAGAAGTTCCCAGCGAACTTGAACGAGCGATACACAACAAACACAGCGGGTATCACAATGATGCCTGTATTGACCTCCCACCAGGACTGCACGGCTACCTCGGTGGAATTCACGCTGTCGAACACGCGATGATTGCGGTTTCGCCCCTCGAATTGAAGGTTGACGCAAGCGATATTGGAGGACTCGCAACGAATCAGCTCCCGAATGATCCAGAAACGAGTGGCTGGTTCATCTACGATGGGATTAAGGGGGGTCTTGGTTTTTCACGGAGCATCTACGACGAGTATGAGGCGATTGCACAGCGGGCACACGATCTAATTGCAGACTGCTCGTGTGGTCGTGATGAAGGCTGCCCAGCGTGTACGATGGATGACCGCTGTGGCAATGACAACAAACCGCTCTACTCACCAGCGGCAACCGATCTACTCGCGGCTCTGCTTGGAAATATCGATCAGGACGAACTCGTCGAACACAGTTGTGAAACGGAGACAGATGCCGATCTGATCGACGGACGACCAGCAGCGTCAATCTCGTGA
- a CDS encoding ribonuclease H-like domain-containing protein, with translation MADTHGVSLLALRCDALAALTSDAIVDMVSYFDPDLVYIIREKMDMRVVSQLQRDCNQPIFHAQDGTIRTETVGGVSFIFTTSVDRLGEARAPDEAIPETADVVVCDELQMVPDDVNMDAGLDGIDHIARYQARTDGTTTFLTGALEASYDYVWRANSNRTVVRLPVRGLAPLRRSGAPELACLTCDTDGRVAVTSAPTNTFGLQALTNVGTTTAQRLKENGYTTRSDVASTTRQELRVIHGIGNSTAKTIQQSAQALVEKSVLRQTDATVPAADYSPLFVDIETDGLTPTIIWLIGVYDPAREEYIDFVDTDPSLDDLGKATRAFIRWLAAEYDRPSLVAWNGHAFDFKHLTTFISRHAPAYADYWNESVFEYDLYDWAVRKGNAILPGRTNRIEDVAAALDCNRDVSVEVIDGKTLARTIQRMLQSPTQTDTIDWNVARAYCEADVRELAAVYNAIANATPGRKRADAPTDDTTTQTGLLDF, from the coding sequence ATGGCGGATACCCACGGCGTGTCTCTCCTCGCGCTTCGGTGCGATGCACTTGCTGCGCTGACGAGCGACGCCATCGTGGATATGGTGTCGTATTTCGATCCGGATCTCGTGTACATCATCCGCGAAAAAATGGATATGCGGGTTGTCAGTCAACTGCAGCGTGACTGCAATCAACCGATCTTTCACGCACAGGACGGAACCATTCGGACGGAAACAGTTGGCGGCGTATCGTTTATATTCACTACTTCTGTTGACCGACTTGGTGAGGCGAGGGCTCCCGACGAAGCTATCCCGGAAACTGCAGACGTTGTCGTCTGCGATGAGCTGCAGATGGTTCCCGACGACGTGAACATGGATGCAGGACTCGATGGGATTGATCACATCGCTCGGTATCAGGCTCGAACCGACGGCACGACGACATTTCTTACAGGAGCACTGGAGGCGAGCTACGATTACGTCTGGCGAGCTAACAGCAACAGGACAGTCGTTCGGTTGCCTGTTCGGGGGCTTGCACCACTCCGCCGATCGGGTGCTCCCGAACTCGCGTGTCTCACCTGCGATACGGATGGACGAGTGGCGGTTACATCAGCGCCAACCAATACGTTTGGTCTTCAGGCACTCACCAATGTCGGGACTACGACGGCTCAACGGCTTAAAGAAAACGGGTATACGACACGATCAGATGTCGCAAGCACGACTCGACAAGAACTCCGGGTAATACACGGCATCGGTAACTCGACAGCGAAAACGATACAACAGAGTGCTCAAGCACTCGTCGAAAAATCTGTTCTCAGACAAACTGATGCGACTGTCCCGGCTGCTGATTATTCACCGCTATTCGTCGATATCGAGACCGATGGACTGACCCCGACAATTATCTGGCTCATTGGCGTGTATGATCCCGCACGTGAGGAGTATATCGACTTCGTCGATACGGATCCATCACTCGATGATCTAGGAAAGGCGACTCGAGCGTTCATCAGGTGGCTCGCCGCTGAGTATGATCGTCCGTCGCTTGTCGCGTGGAATGGTCACGCATTCGATTTCAAACACCTCACAACGTTTATCAGCCGTCACGCTCCCGCGTACGCGGACTATTGGAACGAATCTGTGTTCGAGTATGATCTCTACGACTGGGCAGTGCGGAAAGGAAATGCTATCCTCCCTGGTCGAACGAATCGTATCGAAGATGTCGCCGCGGCGCTGGACTGCAACCGGGACGTCTCTGTAGAAGTCATCGACGGAAAAACACTCGCTCGCACGATCCAACGGATGCTACAATCACCAACACAGACCGATACCATAGACTGGAACGTAGCGCGAGCGTACTGTGAAGCAGACGTTCGTGAACTAGCTGCTGTGTATAACGCGATTGCCAACGCGACACCAGGGCGCAAACGTGCGGACGCACCAACAGACGATACGACGACGCAGACTGGTTTACTTGATTTTTGA